A genome region from Schaalia sp. 19OD2882 includes the following:
- the ftsH gene encoding ATP-dependent zinc metalloprotease FtsH translates to MAENTKTRRINWAWVAVPLSVLLIGGWFLWQLFQPRVVDTSEGLEILKGDSVERVVVNEGTQQVNLTLTKDWMHKSTGQGDQDRNLGKDIAFTYSHAQTKDILDTVGKLDPKRGWNALYPQTSVLATLLQMLLPIVILLAAFWWIMSSMSGSRMMGGFGQSKAKEFNQENPEVTFDDVAGEDEAVEELEEIREFLASPEKFHRVGAKIPRGVLLYGPPGTGKTLLAKAVAGEAHVPFFSISGSEFLEMYVGVGASRVRDLFAKAKKSSPAIIFVDEIDAVGRHRGSGIGGGNDEREQTLNQLLVEMDGFDDRANVILIAATNRPDILDPALLRPGRFDRQIAVEAPDLKGREAILKVHAAGKPMTPEVDLRQVAKRTPGFTGADLANVLNEAALLTARSNADLIDDRAIDEAIDRVVAGPQKRTRVMNDHDKAVTAYHEAGHALCAAALNHTDPVTKVTILPRGRALGYTMVMPTEDRYSKTRNQLLDNLVYAMGGRVAEEIVFRDPSTGASNDIQKATESARAMVTDYGMSERVGNVKLGQADTDPFIGRDMGRGPGRTYSDAIAAVIDEEVRAFLDAATREAWEILSRNRDVLDTLAQRLLEEETLDEAALAAIFEGVRKQPDRPVWNYLDEAAVPGAVFGRPVVGSSEDLAHLRASSDAGTPGAAADGEPTQADQEL, encoded by the coding sequence GTGGCGGAGAACACGAAGACAAGAAGGATCAACTGGGCATGGGTGGCCGTGCCCCTGTCGGTGCTGCTCATCGGCGGATGGTTCCTGTGGCAGCTCTTCCAACCCCGCGTGGTCGACACCTCCGAAGGCCTGGAGATCCTCAAGGGCGACTCCGTCGAGCGGGTCGTCGTCAATGAAGGCACCCAGCAGGTCAACCTCACCCTGACGAAGGACTGGATGCACAAGTCCACCGGCCAGGGCGACCAGGACCGCAACCTCGGCAAGGACATCGCCTTCACCTACTCCCACGCCCAGACCAAGGACATCCTGGACACGGTCGGCAAACTCGACCCCAAGCGCGGCTGGAACGCCCTGTACCCGCAGACCAGCGTGCTGGCGACCCTGCTGCAGATGCTGCTGCCCATCGTCATCCTGCTGGCCGCCTTCTGGTGGATCATGTCGAGCATGTCCGGTTCACGCATGATGGGTGGATTCGGCCAGTCCAAGGCCAAGGAGTTCAACCAGGAGAACCCGGAGGTCACCTTCGACGACGTCGCCGGCGAGGACGAGGCCGTGGAGGAACTCGAGGAGATCCGCGAATTCCTGGCCTCCCCGGAGAAGTTCCACCGCGTGGGCGCCAAGATCCCCCGAGGGGTCCTGCTCTACGGTCCTCCCGGAACCGGCAAGACCCTGCTGGCCAAGGCTGTCGCCGGAGAGGCCCACGTCCCCTTCTTCTCGATCTCCGGCTCGGAATTCCTCGAAATGTACGTGGGTGTGGGTGCCTCGCGTGTGCGTGACCTCTTCGCCAAGGCGAAGAAGTCGTCCCCGGCCATCATCTTCGTCGACGAGATCGACGCCGTGGGTCGTCACCGCGGCAGCGGCATCGGCGGCGGCAACGACGAACGCGAACAGACCCTCAACCAGCTGCTGGTCGAGATGGACGGCTTCGACGACCGCGCCAATGTCATCCTCATCGCCGCGACGAACCGCCCCGACATCCTTGACCCGGCGCTGCTGCGCCCGGGGCGCTTCGACCGTCAGATCGCCGTGGAGGCCCCCGACCTGAAGGGCCGTGAAGCCATCCTCAAGGTGCATGCGGCAGGCAAACCCATGACCCCTGAGGTCGACCTGCGCCAGGTCGCCAAGCGCACCCCCGGCTTCACCGGCGCCGACCTGGCCAATGTCCTCAACGAAGCCGCCCTGCTCACGGCCCGTTCGAATGCGGATCTCATCGACGACCGCGCCATCGACGAGGCCATCGACCGGGTGGTCGCAGGCCCCCAGAAGCGCACCCGCGTCATGAACGACCACGACAAGGCCGTCACCGCCTACCACGAGGCCGGTCACGCCCTGTGCGCTGCGGCCCTGAACCACACCGACCCGGTCACCAAGGTGACGATCCTTCCGCGAGGCCGCGCTCTGGGCTACACGATGGTCATGCCCACCGAGGACCGCTACTCCAAGACCCGCAACCAACTGCTCGACAACCTCGTGTACGCCATGGGCGGCAGGGTCGCGGAGGAGATCGTCTTCCGTGACCCTTCCACCGGCGCGTCGAACGACATCCAGAAGGCCACCGAATCCGCGCGCGCCATGGTCACCGACTACGGCATGTCCGAACGGGTCGGCAATGTGAAGCTCGGCCAAGCCGACACCGACCCCTTCATCGGTCGTGACATGGGACGCGGGCCGGGTCGCACCTACTCCGACGCCATTGCGGCCGTCATCGACGAGGAGGTCCGTGCCTTCCTGGACGCCGCGACCCGCGAGGCCTGGGAGATCCTCAGCCGCAACCGCGACGTCCTGGACACCCTGGCTCAGCGTCTCCTGGAGGAGGAGACCCTGGACGAGGCCGCCTTGGCCGCAATCTTCGAGGGCGTGCGCAAACAGCCGGACCGGCCCGTGTGGAACTACCTCGACGAGGCGGCCGTGCCCGGTGCCGTCTTCGGCCGGCCGGTGGTGGGTTCGTCCGAGGACCTGGCCCACCTGCGGGCCTCGTCGGATGCGGGGACGCCCGGGGCCGCCGCAGACGGGGAGCCGACCCAGGCGGACCAGGAGCTCTGA
- the folE gene encoding GTP cyclohydrolase I FolE, producing MMYDEDGVVAAVRALLEAVGEDPDREGLKETPERMGRAWKELLAGLGQDPREHLRTVFEAGTDELVLVRDIHFHSVCEHHLLPFVGRAHVGYIPRGGRVTGLSKLARLVEGYARRPQVQERLTAQIADALDEVLSPQGVIVVIEAEHMCMSMRGIRKPGSSTVTSALRGIMRDGRTRAETMSLVLGGPR from the coding sequence CTGATGTACGACGAGGACGGCGTCGTGGCCGCCGTGCGCGCCCTGCTCGAGGCGGTGGGGGAGGACCCCGACCGTGAGGGGCTCAAGGAAACCCCCGAACGCATGGGACGCGCGTGGAAGGAGTTGCTCGCGGGCTTGGGGCAGGACCCGCGTGAGCACCTGCGCACCGTCTTCGAGGCCGGCACCGACGAACTGGTCCTCGTGCGTGACATCCACTTCCACTCCGTGTGCGAGCACCACCTGCTGCCCTTTGTCGGGCGCGCCCACGTCGGCTACATTCCGCGCGGTGGCCGCGTGACGGGCCTGTCGAAGCTGGCGCGCCTGGTCGAAGGCTATGCGCGCCGCCCCCAAGTGCAAGAGCGCCTGACCGCCCAGATCGCAGACGCCCTCGACGAGGTCCTTTCGCCTCAAGGAGTCATCGTCGTCATCGAGGCCGAGCACATGTGCATGTCCATGCGGGGCATCCGCAAACCCGGCTCCTCCACGGTGACCTCCGCGCTGCGCGGCATCATGCGTGACGGGAGGACCCGAGCCGAGACGATGTCCCTGGTCCTCGGGGGTCCGCGATGA
- the folP gene encoding dihydropteroate synthase, which produces MTPSHFGGALMPAGVSLPSGRTLVMGILNVTPDSFSDGGRWTDPAVALEHALTMVEDGADMVDVGGESTRPGSHRIDAEAEWQRIGTVIAALVEAGIVVSVDTLHARTARRAADAGAAIVNDVSGGCWDPDMNATVAATDCAYVIQRYDALPGTPQEHFDHGPDVVATVISRLRAQVDAALQAGVDARRIVVDPGLGFSLTNDQCWALVHRIEELDTLGHPVLVGASRKRFLADSPLEDRDAATHAVTEEVSHKGVWAVRVHEVAPSARLVGQGGRRQGHG; this is translated from the coding sequence ATGACGCCCTCGCACTTCGGCGGAGCGCTGATGCCGGCGGGGGTGTCCTTGCCGTCGGGACGCACCTTGGTCATGGGCATCCTCAACGTCACTCCCGACTCCTTCTCCGACGGGGGGCGTTGGACGGACCCGGCCGTGGCGCTCGAGCACGCCCTCACCATGGTCGAGGACGGGGCGGACATGGTGGATGTGGGCGGAGAATCGACCCGCCCCGGATCCCACCGCATCGATGCCGAGGCCGAGTGGCAGCGGATCGGCACAGTCATTGCCGCCCTGGTCGAGGCCGGGATCGTCGTGTCCGTGGACACCCTGCACGCCCGGACCGCTCGCCGCGCCGCCGACGCGGGCGCGGCGATCGTCAATGACGTGTCCGGCGGATGCTGGGACCCCGACATGAATGCGACCGTGGCCGCCACCGACTGCGCCTACGTCATCCAGCGCTACGACGCCCTGCCGGGCACGCCCCAGGAGCACTTCGACCACGGGCCCGATGTCGTCGCCACCGTCATCTCCCGCCTGCGCGCCCAAGTGGATGCGGCCCTGCAGGCCGGCGTGGACGCGCGGCGCATCGTCGTGGACCCGGGGCTCGGCTTCTCGTTGACCAACGACCAGTGCTGGGCTCTGGTCCACCGGATCGAGGAACTCGACACATTGGGCCACCCCGTCCTGGTGGGTGCTTCTCGCAAGAGATTCCTCGCTGACTCGCCTCTTGAGGACCGTGACGCGGCCACTCACGCCGTCACGGAGGAGGTTTCTCACAAGGGAGTGTGGGCCGTTCGTGTGCACGAGGTGGCTCCCAGTGCCAGACTCGTGGGACAGGGGGGAAGGAGGCAGGGCCATGGGTGA
- the folK gene encoding 2-amino-4-hydroxy-6-hydroxymethyldihydropteridine diphosphokinase yields the protein MGELLDVITLDGLCIDGVHGVLDSERAAPQPFRVDVRMWVDFSAAEDSDQVTDTVSYADAAAIAAEVVRGRPVRLIETLATRIARRIQLDPRVRGVQVTVHKPEAPIGESFRDVSVSVTRGEAAQQVVTHEVPEALRVTQQIDGRTVTITGSQAPQVLAVARSLLDLQQEVTLTGPMAEGVETGRVLADVPDVPLPAEFTRTIEMPVVAEAAGPGSSPSARRSRSARSRGSHAAPGTRSAARAERARASVTQGEHKAVVLALGGNVGDVPTTLRDVIEVLVGVPGVRVDEVSPLLRTKAVLAPGQDVQEDHWNAVVLAHMSLPPEELLELVRALEDEFGRERHERWGARTLDIDIIQYEGVRSDAPELTLPHPRAHERAFVLAPWLLADPDARLDGHGLVADLLPEAPDLTGILDAVQDWLEDPGAVIADSDAHLTSVDSAKALDVEVRSLPDSEPAGEAARGASDPSSSRRGAEPVVRVTQLPDPAQREPEPLTPEEEVVWRQVWARWSGDDEGGAPGGEGVEPVAQAGVGAAPAHVGDAPSEESIDTLPRVVESGLDGGRPTPSPDQVAPSFDEAEVPWPDLGPAAQIPWEDAGDALVPTVPVDRVDTGEQFAPPPPPPPAPMTAPAAEPPAPAPPEPVVVQAAQASSVMSVTPRLRKRSENPRLARGAQRPKWVPLDESEIALRAARNTEPEPDARPEWYSALNWDESTGTGQAQAGPRKESVEDLPAWSFPVGAVRIVDEDIHDDRVELTVVDAESVTVISTDNPSDYDSASVSSQVMDASANARVSGPARGTTVRRSVATPVLVTRASATTPVRRSVLTPEMSHDGRRGIVQEEVTGTSVHRKITVRPTVTGQIALARRGEDLP from the coding sequence ATGGGTGAACTCCTCGATGTCATCACCTTGGACGGACTGTGCATTGACGGGGTGCACGGAGTCCTTGACTCCGAACGCGCGGCGCCCCAACCTTTCCGCGTCGATGTGCGCATGTGGGTCGACTTCAGCGCCGCCGAAGACAGCGACCAGGTCACCGACACCGTCTCCTACGCGGATGCGGCGGCCATTGCCGCCGAGGTCGTGCGCGGCAGGCCGGTGCGACTCATCGAAACCCTGGCCACACGCATCGCCCGCCGGATCCAGTTGGACCCCCGGGTTCGCGGCGTCCAGGTCACCGTCCACAAGCCGGAGGCGCCCATCGGCGAGTCCTTCCGCGACGTGTCGGTCAGTGTCACCCGCGGCGAGGCGGCCCAGCAGGTGGTCACCCATGAGGTGCCCGAGGCCCTGCGCGTCACCCAGCAGATCGACGGCCGGACCGTGACGATCACCGGCTCCCAGGCGCCGCAGGTGCTTGCGGTTGCACGCTCACTGCTGGACCTCCAGCAGGAGGTGACCCTGACGGGGCCCATGGCCGAGGGCGTCGAGACCGGACGGGTCCTGGCCGATGTCCCCGACGTTCCGCTGCCTGCGGAGTTCACGCGAACGATCGAGATGCCCGTCGTCGCCGAGGCGGCCGGGCCCGGGTCGTCACCGTCGGCTCGGCGCTCACGCTCGGCGCGCTCACGCGGCTCCCATGCGGCGCCCGGCACGCGTTCGGCCGCCCGCGCCGAACGCGCCCGGGCCAGTGTCACGCAGGGCGAACACAAGGCCGTGGTCCTGGCACTGGGCGGCAACGTCGGCGACGTGCCGACGACCTTGCGTGACGTCATCGAAGTGCTGGTGGGTGTGCCCGGGGTGCGCGTGGACGAGGTCTCGCCGCTGCTGCGCACCAAGGCCGTCCTGGCCCCTGGCCAGGACGTGCAGGAGGACCACTGGAATGCCGTGGTCCTTGCACACATGAGCCTTCCTCCCGAGGAGCTGCTCGAACTGGTGCGCGCCCTCGAGGACGAATTCGGGCGTGAGCGCCACGAACGATGGGGCGCCCGCACCCTCGACATCGACATCATCCAGTACGAAGGCGTGCGCAGTGACGCGCCTGAACTCACCCTGCCGCACCCGCGGGCCCACGAACGCGCCTTCGTCCTGGCGCCCTGGCTGCTGGCCGATCCCGATGCGCGTCTGGACGGACACGGTCTGGTCGCGGACCTGCTGCCCGAGGCCCCGGACCTGACTGGAATCCTCGACGCCGTCCAGGACTGGCTGGAGGATCCCGGCGCCGTCATCGCGGACTCGGACGCCCACCTGACCTCCGTGGACTCCGCGAAGGCCCTGGACGTCGAGGTCCGCTCCCTGCCCGACTCCGAACCTGCAGGCGAGGCGGCCCGCGGCGCCTCCGACCCGTCCTCGTCGCGCCGTGGGGCCGAGCCGGTCGTGCGGGTCACCCAGTTGCCCGACCCCGCCCAGCGTGAGCCGGAGCCTTTGACTCCTGAGGAAGAGGTCGTCTGGCGTCAGGTCTGGGCCCGTTGGTCCGGCGATGACGAGGGCGGGGCCCCGGGCGGCGAGGGCGTGGAGCCCGTCGCCCAGGCGGGTGTGGGCGCAGCGCCCGCCCACGTGGGGGACGCGCCCTCCGAGGAGTCCATCGACACCCTGCCCCGCGTGGTCGAGTCCGGACTCGATGGCGGTCGGCCCACGCCTTCCCCCGACCAGGTGGCCCCCTCATTCGACGAGGCCGAGGTACCTTGGCCGGACCTCGGACCCGCGGCGCAGATCCCGTGGGAGGACGCCGGTGACGCCCTCGTCCCGACCGTGCCGGTCGACCGGGTGGACACGGGAGAACAGTTCGCGCCGCCTCCGCCCCCGCCGCCCGCACCGATGACGGCGCCCGCTGCGGAGCCTCCTGCCCCGGCACCTCCGGAGCCCGTCGTCGTGCAGGCGGCGCAGGCCAGCTCGGTCATGTCCGTCACCCCGCGACTGCGCAAGCGCTCCGAGAACCCGCGTCTGGCCCGTGGCGCCCAGCGCCCAAAGTGGGTCCCGCTGGACGAGTCCGAGATCGCCCTGCGTGCGGCTCGCAACACCGAGCCCGAGCCCGATGCGCGTCCCGAGTGGTACTCGGCGCTGAACTGGGACGAGTCCACAGGCACTGGCCAGGCCCAGGCGGGCCCGCGCAAGGAGAGCGTCGAGGACCTGCCCGCATGGAGTTTCCCCGTGGGCGCTGTGCGGATCGTCGACGAGGACATCCACGACGATCGCGTCGAGCTGACAGTGGTCGATGCGGAGTCGGTGACGGTCATCTCGACCGACAACCCGTCCGACTACGACAGTGCTTCTGTGTCTTCGCAGGTCATGGACGCTTCGGCGAATGCCCGCGTGAGCGGGCCCGCCCGGGGGACCACCGTGAGGCGCTCGGTGGCCACACCGGTCCTCGTCACGCGCGCCAGTGCCACGACCCCGGTCCGACGCTCGGTACTGACCCCGGAGATGTCGCATGACGGACGCCGCGGAATCGTCCAGGAAGAGGTCACCGGGACCTCCGTCCACCGCAAGATCACTGTGCGCCCGACCGTGACCGGCCAGATCGCCCTGGCACGCCGAGGTGAGGACTTGCCGTGA
- a CDS encoding DUF3180 domain-containing protein — MKPVAPVLLVVIAVVTGATSGLATAVVLSSGGTPTPPTPFMSVLFVMFALVLVWLGLHVKRLRAHKETWMRPLGAARVAALARASAWVGSLMTGALGGLAAVCLTRMQAQMLVHAALWAGLAAVSALGWGVCAVIVERWCIVDTSDPDSDDERGLFDDASTSPA, encoded by the coding sequence GTGAAACCCGTGGCACCAGTGCTGCTGGTCGTGATCGCCGTGGTCACGGGAGCCACCAGCGGCTTGGCCACCGCAGTGGTGCTCTCCTCCGGAGGGACTCCGACGCCGCCGACCCCGTTCATGTCGGTGCTCTTCGTCATGTTCGCCCTGGTACTCGTGTGGCTGGGCCTGCACGTCAAACGACTGCGCGCCCACAAGGAGACGTGGATGCGGCCTCTCGGGGCGGCCCGAGTCGCTGCGCTGGCCCGGGCCAGCGCATGGGTCGGGTCCCTCATGACAGGCGCATTGGGTGGTCTGGCCGCCGTGTGCCTCACGCGCATGCAGGCGCAGATGCTTGTCCACGCGGCACTGTGGGCGGGGCTTGCCGCTGTGTCCGCCCTCGGCTGGGGCGTGTGCGCGGTGATCGTCGAGCGTTGGTGCATCGTGGACACCAGCGATCCCGACTCCGATGACGAGCGAGGCCTCTTCGACGACGCAAGCACCTCACCCGCCTGA
- the disA gene encoding DNA integrity scanning diadenylate cyclase DisA yields MSSDTAMLRAALQAVAPGTALREGLERIQRSHTGALIVLGYGPEVEAVCSGGFDLDVEFTASRLRELCKMDGAVVLDIENWRIRKANVQLLPDPDIPTDESGMRHRTAQRTARQLRVPVLSLSASMRMISIYAGTHHHLVEEPEALLSRANLAVDTLDRYCQRLDEVLQTLTVLEMRDAATVRDVATVMQRMEMIRRINTEINGYLEELGSGGRLLALQVDDLVRGSASERALVLRDYVREPAGLASVEAQLSEMAAEKIVDLSAIANVLGLGVFDVADLDRTILPRGVRALSLVPRLPWSVIKEISEHWTTLAELRDASPEDLQAIEGIGPYRAKLIQESLEHQYAMASSGIVGW; encoded by the coding sequence ATGTCGTCGGACACCGCCATGCTGCGCGCCGCCCTCCAGGCCGTTGCCCCCGGGACGGCGCTGCGTGAGGGCCTTGAACGCATCCAGCGTTCCCACACGGGCGCCCTCATCGTCCTGGGGTACGGACCCGAGGTCGAGGCCGTCTGTTCGGGCGGCTTCGACTTGGACGTGGAATTCACGGCTTCTCGTCTGAGGGAATTGTGCAAGATGGACGGGGCGGTGGTCCTGGACATCGAGAACTGGCGCATCCGCAAGGCCAATGTGCAATTGTTGCCCGACCCGGACATTCCCACGGACGAGTCCGGCATGCGGCACCGCACCGCCCAGCGCACGGCCCGCCAGTTGCGTGTGCCCGTCTTGTCGCTGTCGGCCTCGATGCGGATGATCTCGATCTATGCGGGCACCCACCACCACCTGGTGGAAGAGCCCGAAGCCCTGCTCTCGCGCGCCAACTTGGCAGTGGACACCCTGGACCGCTACTGCCAGCGTCTGGACGAGGTCCTGCAGACCCTGACCGTCCTGGAGATGCGCGATGCGGCAACCGTGCGCGACGTGGCCACCGTCATGCAACGCATGGAGATGATCCGGCGCATCAACACCGAGATCAACGGGTACTTGGAGGAGCTCGGTTCGGGCGGACGCCTTCTGGCCCTGCAGGTCGATGACCTGGTGCGTGGTTCTGCTTCCGAACGCGCACTTGTTCTTCGCGACTACGTGCGTGAGCCCGCCGGCCTGGCTTCGGTGGAGGCGCAGCTTTCCGAGATGGCGGCGGAGAAGATCGTGGACCTGTCGGCGATCGCGAATGTCCTGGGCCTGGGCGTCTTCGACGTGGCCGACCTGGACCGCACGATCCTGCCGCGTGGGGTTCGGGCCCTGTCCTTGGTGCCACGCCTTCCGTGGAGTGTCATCAAGGAGATCTCCGAGCACTGGACGACCTTGGCAGAGCTTCGCGATGCCAGCCCCGAAGACCTGCAGGCCATCGAAGGCATCGGCCCGTACCGCGCCAAGCTCATCCAGGAGTCCCTTGAGCACCAGTACGCGATGGCGTCCTCCGGCATCGTCGGTTGGTGA
- the radA gene encoding DNA repair protein RadA, giving the protein MAKGKPVHRCRECGWSSPKWVGQCRECRAWDTLDEVVPDANSLLVPAPRTPSSPALPIARVRADRARVRRTGEGEVDRVLGGGVVQGAVILLAGEPGVGKSTLLLEVASRMAGRARMEDLGPVLYVTGEESCAQVRLRAERISAMDPALLLSDDADLATILGQVETTGPSLLVVDSVQTIHATQAEGTPGGPTQVRAVAQALIRLAKTRDVPVLLVGHVTKDGGIAGPRVLEHLVDVVCQFEGDRHSSLRMLRSVKNRYGPTDEVGCFEMKETGLVGLPDPSGLFLSSREMPRPGSCATVSLEGRRPIPTEIQALVTDAPGGSPRRATSGVDSSRMAMVLAVLQASTRIPSHQMDAYVSTVGGARTNEPAADLAMAIALYSSWTQQSVDANTVAIGEVGLTGEVRSCTGVEQRLREAARLGFRHALVPVGSFKDLRPVKGITPVPVPDLLTAFEVALA; this is encoded by the coding sequence ATGGCGAAGGGGAAGCCCGTTCATCGGTGCCGCGAATGCGGGTGGAGTTCACCCAAGTGGGTGGGCCAGTGCCGCGAATGCCGCGCGTGGGACACATTGGACGAGGTCGTGCCGGACGCGAACTCGCTGCTGGTGCCGGCGCCTCGCACCCCGTCCTCGCCCGCCCTGCCCATCGCCCGGGTCAGGGCCGACCGGGCTCGCGTGCGCCGCACGGGCGAGGGCGAGGTCGACCGGGTCCTCGGAGGCGGAGTCGTCCAGGGGGCGGTGATCCTGCTGGCGGGTGAGCCGGGTGTCGGCAAGTCCACGCTGCTGTTGGAAGTCGCCTCCCGCATGGCCGGTCGGGCGCGTATGGAGGATCTGGGCCCCGTGCTGTACGTGACGGGGGAGGAATCGTGCGCCCAGGTGCGCCTGCGCGCCGAGAGGATCAGCGCCATGGACCCGGCCCTGCTGCTCTCCGACGATGCGGATCTGGCGACGATCCTCGGTCAAGTGGAGACCACCGGACCCAGCCTGCTGGTGGTCGACTCGGTCCAGACGATCCATGCGACCCAGGCCGAGGGCACCCCGGGTGGCCCCACGCAGGTGCGGGCGGTCGCACAGGCACTCATCCGCCTCGCCAAGACCCGCGATGTGCCGGTGCTGCTGGTCGGACACGTGACCAAGGACGGCGGGATCGCCGGGCCGCGCGTCCTGGAGCACTTGGTGGACGTGGTCTGTCAATTCGAGGGCGACCGGCACTCCAGCCTGCGCATGCTGCGCTCGGTGAAGAACCGCTACGGTCCCACTGACGAGGTCGGTTGTTTCGAGATGAAGGAGACCGGCCTGGTGGGTCTGCCCGATCCGTCAGGGCTGTTCCTGTCCAGTCGCGAGATGCCCCGTCCGGGATCGTGCGCCACGGTGAGTCTGGAGGGTCGCCGCCCCATCCCCACCGAGATCCAGGCGCTGGTCACCGACGCTCCGGGGGGTTCTCCGCGCCGGGCCACCTCGGGTGTCGACAGCTCGCGAATGGCGATGGTCCTGGCCGTCCTGCAGGCGAGCACCCGGATTCCCTCACACCAGATGGACGCCTACGTGTCCACGGTGGGTGGCGCGCGCACGAATGAGCCTGCAGCGGACTTGGCAATGGCCATCGCCTTGTACTCCTCGTGGACGCAGCAAAGTGTGGACGCCAACACCGTCGCCATCGGAGAAGTCGGCCTGACCGGCGAGGTCCGATCGTGCACGGGGGTGGAGCAGCGCTTGCGCGAGGCGGCTCGTCTGGGTTTCCGCCACGCCCTGGTGCCCGTGGGGTCCTTCAAGGACCTCAGACCCGTCAAGGGGATCACACCGGTTCCCGTGCCGGACCTGCTCACGGCGTTCGAGGTGGCCCTGGCGTAG
- a CDS encoding TrkA family potassium uptake protein, which translates to MAEDKDLSSGTLVIGLGRFGSAVAVTLEKLGYEILAVEKDPRIVRQFAGRFPLVEADASSMEALEQVGAREFRSAVVGIGTSLEASVLITANLVDVGISNIWAKAVSREHGRILRRIGAHHVVYPEFDAGQRTAHLVGGRMMDYIEMEKNGFAIMKLRPPKEVQGFTLAELDLVGRYGVNVLGLLRPGEPFEYANAMTRINAEDVIIVSGDGRLLEHFAHRP; encoded by the coding sequence ATGGCAGAGGACAAGGACCTTTCGTCGGGCACGCTGGTCATCGGACTGGGACGCTTCGGCTCGGCGGTGGCAGTGACCCTGGAGAAACTCGGCTACGAGATCCTGGCGGTGGAGAAGGACCCGCGGATCGTGCGACAGTTCGCCGGCCGTTTCCCCCTTGTCGAGGCCGACGCCTCCTCCATGGAGGCCCTCGAACAGGTCGGCGCGCGCGAGTTCCGCTCGGCGGTGGTCGGCATCGGCACCTCCCTGGAGGCTTCGGTCCTCATCACGGCGAACCTGGTCGACGTGGGCATCTCGAACATCTGGGCCAAAGCGGTCTCCCGGGAGCACGGCCGCATCCTGCGCCGCATCGGCGCCCACCACGTGGTCTACCCGGAGTTCGACGCAGGTCAGCGCACCGCGCACCTGGTGGGTGGGCGAATGATGGACTACATCGAGATGGAGAAGAACGGTTTCGCCATCATGAAGCTGCGTCCTCCCAAGGAGGTCCAGGGCTTCACCTTGGCCGAGTTGGACCTGGTGGGACGCTATGGCGTGAACGTCCTTGGCCTGCTGCGCCCGGGGGAGCCTTTCGAGTACGCCAACGCCATGACGCGCATCAACGCCGAGGACGTCATCATCGTCTCGGGTGACGGGCGTCTGTTGGAGCATTTCGCGCACCGTCCCTGA